TAGGAATTGTTCCAAACATCAAGAATCTTGGATTTTTACATTTTTTATTTGAAAGGTCATTGACATGCTTTTTCCTGCATGGATGCTGTTTAACCTGTTAGGTATTCCCAGAATGTTTTGCTTCTGTATCAGGGTAATCAAGTTTATCACAGCACTTCTACCTATTCCGATAATTATTCAGTGACTTTTTACTGTGCAAATTTACTGTTTAATGTTGAGCATGAAGCTGAGTGTGTCAACTGATGATTTCTGGTGATTGAGTCTCAGCTGTGACTCTGTGGATAGCACTCTCACTTCTGGGTTGCAAGGATTTTGTTTCAAGGTCCAGTCCACAGATTGGGATCCTTAATCTGGTTTAGCATTCCCTGTGGATTCTGAGAGTGCTCACTGTCGggaatcctatctttcagaagaGAAATTCAACTGGTTCAAATCTATACTGGCTCTTAGCTGGCATCAAAACAGATAATGTACTCAAGTCTTAACTGGTGACTCTTTTGTTATATACATGTATAATGAAGAAATAGTTTGCTCTAAATATCTGAAGATGTTGTTGTCTTGAGGATGGGGTTATAACGTGTTGCAGTCTTCTGGATATGAGTGTAACGTTTCACTGACCCTTTCACTGAGTGATGCCCTTGTCGTTCTATCCCTTTCAGTTACAGCTGCagcagaacaggctgatgaagaTAAACCATGAGCTGCGAcacaaggtgacagtgatcgatGCACAGGGGAAAGGGTTGATTGAGCAGAAGGTGGAGCTTGAAACCACTTTGCAGaccaaagaacaggaaatgggaaACATGAGAATGGAAATTGGGAAGCTGAGGGAGAAATTCCATGGACAGCCCACACAAAATGGAGATGACCAATTGAAGGTATATTGTTTCTTTCCTTATGCCTGAGAATATCCTGGGGTCTTGAATGGTTCAGTATAATTATTCACCAAGTAAGAATGGTTCAAGTTTGATCTTTCCATTATCAACTAGAGAGCAGTGCACTAAGTCATCTACTGGAAAGTGCATTTGTATGTTTAGCAAGTGAAGGCAAGATCAAGGCAGATGTGATGCCCCTGTCGTCAACAGTTCAAGGTGCACACAGTGTAAAattggaaaattgatgttttctGCATAGAGGGGGATAGAGTTACTAGTGTCCCATTCAATCTACTGTAGGCCTGTGTGCTCAGTTGATTTATTTGGTGGTACGTTTGGGCCTCATTGTTCACTTGTGCCTTGGGAATGCTTCCAGCAGGACAGGCAGACTCCGACTTGGGCTCCTGTTATTCTTGTTAGTGTTCGGAGCTGGAGCCTTTCACACAGGTGAGCATGGGTGCGCACACTCTGCACAAGTTCCTAACTGGGTATCAGGGAAACAGCTGCAGCTTCAAAATGTGCTATCAATGGACAAACCATGACACCACCAGCAAATCACCCTTTGATTTCATTTATTCAGTTTCCTACAGCTGTGGGCATTACAACAAAGACTTAAATTTCAGAAACCCATTTCGTGAACTGAGTGAATGAAGAGCTTCCGATGTCTTCAGTGTTGTGATATTAGAAAAGAAAGCTAATTTGCACGCAAGGGATCTTTGAGGGGTTTTCTGTTTAAGACAGAGCGGAGAAGGAATTTCTGCTCTGAGGGTAGTCAATCTGTAAAATTATTTTCGACAGAAGGTTTTCAGGACTGGATCGTTAAGTGTGTTCAAGGTTGAGACAGACCGATTTCTAgtcagtaaaggaatcaaaggtACTGTgaataaggcaggaaagtggagttgaggatgagcagatcaaccatgatctcattggtaGTACAGatttgatggaccgaatggcctgcttaaGGTCTTTTTGGTGAGATCAGCAGGATTCAATGAAATCCATCAGTTGCGATTACTGTTCCAAACATTAAATAggctgtgaagtgctttggaTCATTTCAGAATAGAAATGTAGATTTGTTGTGTTCTTTCTGTTTTCATCAAGCATGGGGAATGAATGGCTCTTTGCAGCAGTTCAGATTTACATACAACCTCAAGTCCAGAATCAAAGCTGGGATTTATTTGACTGCACTGGTGTGTTTATATTGTGGATCCATTTTTGAGGACAAATGGGATTTCTTCAGTTTTCCACACTTACATTCAAGGCAAATGCTTCAGAGTGTCTCCTTGGCTTTATGTTCAGAGAACCTACATTTAGATAAAAAAGAAGTAGGATTCATTTCTGTGGCTGTTATGTGAAGTATATTTCCAGGACATGCAAAAGATCTGATTTCTGAAATGTTCTAATGTTCCTTCAGTGTGTAACTGGCAGCTTTAACCGCGTTCACTGCCTATGGACAGGAGTCTGTCTGAGTAATCTATCGTTGCTCTCTTCATTGCTTTCAGGTACAGCAGCTTGCTTTCTTCCCAAACATTGAGGAATGTGAAAGGGAGTATTTCATGGTAATGCTTTAGTCGTGTTACAGTTTGCTGTGTGCACATCCAAGGTTGAGCTGTTTTGCCTGTAGATAATTATGTTTGTGTTTTAAATCTCACCTTATAATGTGTGAAATAGTAAAATTTGCGCTATGTATTAAAACAaatttgaaaacaaaacaaaagcgATATTCCTGAGGACTGCTTTACTCATATTAGCTGAGCATGTGTTGGATAGTGGAGTTCAGAGCTGACCTTTGTGTTTGTGGTAAAAAATGTTTGCCAAGGTGAAACTGCAAATAAAACCCTCGAGGAGGGGGAGGATGTTTGGAAATGTATACTTGCCTCCAGTATATAATTGCTTCTTTAACATGCCGTTGACATTTTTAAAAGGCCAAATATTTCAGTAACacggaggccattctgcctttccaACCTCTTCAGCTTAACCAAATACAAAAGACTGCTCACTCATTTGTATGTTTTGATTTGCACTCAGAGTGTAGAGATGAATGTTGAGGCAGGAGTGATGGATGCTGGCGTCAGGCTAGATAGTCCTGGAATAAAGGGTTGAACCacttcctgtcctctctctctttggcccacgatgtgTCCGAGTGTAATTTCAGCACCTCCTGATCCCACAAACTCCAGTAACAATCAGGATGTAAGTGGCAATATCATGGGAAAATCATCACCACCTAGTCTCTCATCACCCTGGCTCAGGTATGTATTGTCCcctccttcagtgtcgctgggtcaaaatcctggaactctttcCATAACGACACTGGCACTGAAACATCCCACAACTGCAGTGGCTCAAGCAGACAGTTCAGCACTATCTTTGGAGAGACCATGAacattaataattttaaaaatatcattTTATCAAAATAAATTCTGCTTAATAACAAGGACAAGGTCATTTTGATATCTGAGACATTCTGTTCTGCAGAAAGTAAGAGGCCATTCCCCAGGGGGTGGTGTTGGCACTGCAGTTGGAATTAACCTTGGTTCAGTTCTCCCATAGAATGACCTATGTTCTACTTTTTTACATTCCAACTGTTTTAATGCAGTACTGCAGTGTTTTTCTGTGTTCTGGCTCAAGAACCTGGTTAGTGCTGATGTTCTACTACTGATGTGAGATATCACCACACAAACTTCCAAAACGTAGCACAGATGTAAGAGTGTTTGTAAGTTTGAAAGCTCTGCAGGATTAATTTTGAAAATATAAGTATATGTATAGAAATAAAATCAACTACCTTTAGTAATTATGACTTTCAGCATCAGTAAGTACAGATTATCTGGAATACAAACATTTATCAGGTTTACCTTTATGTAGAATACACAACGGAGAAGAGGGCCACTCAGCCAAAGTAAATTATCTCCACGTTTATGATCCACACCTTTACCAGACCTGGCCtaaatatgactccagacccacagtaagctgccttctgaaatggcatAGCAAGCCAGTTGAAGGAAAGGTAACAAATATGCAGTCTTGTCAGTGACATCTACAACCCATCAGAGAATGTCAAAAATAATTCTGCCTCCACTTGACCCTGCCTTCCCTGTGAACCTTTACAATTTGTCCCATGGTATCCATTCCATAGATCCTTCAATTGCGGCACTGATTATATTGAGCTGTCTCTCATTTTTCCAATTGCAAATGTTTTTATTGGACTGCTGAATGAtattttattttcaaatgttCTGACCGCCAGGTGGATTTTGAAGTTAAAACGTGATTCAGCCACTGCTGAGCTCTTTCACATTGAGACGTTGACCCACCTGATAAAAATTTTGCTGTGTGGGTTATATTGATAGTTTTCCTGTGACTTTGTCCATTATCAATTGGCCTGTTGTCTGGACAACTAAAATGGTTGCTGTGTCACTTCAGAGACCACAGAGCCTCTACAGATAGTATGGGACAGGAATCATACATTGATAAGGATGGCAGGTTGCCTCTCCTGGTGGACTTTGGTAACATTAAGTTTTTATGAGCAAACCCAGAGCATTTGTTGCGTGATTTAAATTTGTGCAGATTGCTTCCCCTTCAGCTGTGTTTTGGTTGTGTTTGATGGCCTTTTGTAACCAGAGGAGGTATTACATTGCATAACCCTGACATGACTTTGTTGATCCATTTGTACTAACTGATTTATTTCCTTAAAGACAACTTGCCTTTTCTTGGGATTGTGACAGCTCCACGTTGTGGCATTTGCTCTCAGTAGATGTCGCATCATTGCTTGCTTATGACATCATGAGAAACATTTGTTGCAATTCTTTCCTGTCTCCTCCTTGGAGACAAAGATCTGCCCCTTTTCAAAGAATTTGAATTGGTTTGTCTTTGTATGTTGTTTTTTTGCCAACTATGTAGTGACCTTGGGGGCACGGATGACGATCTAAAAATAATTGGGTCGTGACACCCATTGGTGCAGCCAGTGGTGTGGACTTTTATGTTATTGAATTAAATGTTACTTAGGACATTGGGACTGAGTGATACTCTTTCTGTTGCTAGTAATTATTGGGTAAATGTTGACAaatacttttttttaacagacagagccagacagtgaagaagactttCAATCTGATAAGGCGCTTTTAGATTTAAATGACCCTAACCGACCTCGCTTCACATTACAAGAGCTGAGGGATGTGCTTCATGAAAGGAATGAGCTGAAAGCCAAGGTGTTCCTCCTTCAGGAAGAGATGGCTTATTACAAAAGGTAGAGAGACTTGTTCCTCCCACCTGGGTTTTTGTACTTGGATTGTCATCCTTCACTCTATCACAAAAGGCTCATGTTAACGATCCACCTTGTTTTCACAGTGAAGAATTGGAGGAAGACAATGGGCCCTCAAACCCCCCTCCAACCCCACAATTACAGCCAAAGCCAGCAACCCAGCCAGAATCTGGTATCAGACGACTGTAAGTGAAGCCAGCTTCCCTTTTTGCATGATTCCGTTTAAAAGATTCACTGTCTGCTTCTGTTACTGATTTGGTGCATGTGCCTAATTTGAATGAAGGTTGTGTAGCACAGGGACCTGCAGATCAAAGTCTTTTACTTTATTCGCCAGGGATACCAAGTCCTGTTGGGAATGAATGGCTTCCCTTTGTATTCACTCATCCTTACTCAGGGACGGTTGGAGCCCAGCAGCATCTGAAATATTCAGAAGCTGCTCGACATCTCGTAACATCAGCATTGAATCTCATGGACCTGCTTGGCCAACACAGAACATGATTTCACAATTTACATAGCGACTTTCAATTCTTAAAACCTGTTTTGTTGTTCAGTTTGATCAGGTAAATTCCATTTACCCAGCTTAGCTTTGTATCCCTGAATATATTTAACAAAAATCCCAATATTTAAGGAGGTTGTttggaggttggggggggggtggtaggtggagttccagatttccattaTGTTTAGGTCTCGAAGTAGATCtgccaaagaactgtggatactggaaatcttctcaaaaaataaggattgctggagaaactcaacagttctggcagcatctgttgaggaAAAAAAGTTAATATTTTGTGAATGTGACCATGGGTAACTGCTGACAACCCAAGTGTTGTTAGACTCTGCTACATTTCTCCAGCACTCTTGTTTTGAGAAGATGAACTGTGATGTTAACTTTCTTTGAtagaatgtgggcatcgctggcaaggCCTGCATTTGTTGCTTATCCCCAATTTCCCACGAATTGAGTGGCTTTTTAATTTTTGCAGCAGACAGCAACATCTTTGTtggccagaccagctaaggacaGTGGATTTCCCTTGCTGGgggcatcagtgaaccaaatggtttttAATGGCAATCAATGAACATCTCATGGTCACCACAGCTGAACTAGTTTGCAGTTTGAGATGTTCTTCCCCAGCTGTCTTGTGGAATTTGAATCTGGGCATCCAGAGCATTAAGCTGGGTCTCTGATTTGCTTATCCAGTGCCATTACCATTGGTCTAAAGTCTGTGACTCTCCCGGTGAATTGTGGAAAAGGGTCAATGTGCTGAAAATCctaccacaaccacctgataaaggagcagcgctccgaaatttagtgcttccaaataaacctgttggactataacctggtgttgtgtgatttttaactttttacaccccagtccaatactggcaccttgAATTCCTGAAAATCCTAACTCCTTTATCTTTTATGTTCTTTGTATGAAGAAAATGCTTCCCAATCTCACCTCTGAATGACCTGGCTCTCAGTTTAAGTTTGTGCCCCTTGTTCTGGATTCTTCCATCAGAGGAAATAGTTTCTGTATTGAATTATTTTACCATTTTAAACATCTCAATCACACCACCAGTCAATCTTCCAACCTGAAGGGAATCCAACCAAAACAATGCAGTATGTCTTCATAATCTCCCATGACAGACACTGAGAGTGTGCTTGAATTGCTGTTCCCATGTGGAGTACCTACCCTATGAAAGTCAATCCAGTTGTTGCCTGAGTTTCTAAAATcacatttaatttaaaaattcagAATGAGATCCACTGTCCATTCCAAACCCTGTCATTCAACGAGTTTGGTTACATTCCAATAAAAACAAAGTCCTGGgcaagctcaacaggtctggcaacatctgtggtgagagaaacaggATGACCTTTCTTTGGAACACAGTGATGTATCTCAACTAAACAAATAACTTGCTAGtttcagagatggagagagattggacaaactggggttatttttcttggagcagaggagattagGGTGGGGTGGGATCTGATTGTAACAAATCATTAGAGGtgtagatagggtagacaggaagaaacttttccccttgaTCAGGGTGGAGGTGCATAGATTGAAGGCAAGGggtaggaggtttagaggggaggTGTTGAAAAGCTTTTTCACCTAGAGGGGCatatttctgtgctgcagaccctAATGACAGCTTTTTTGGTTTAATCTGTTCATGAGATGTAGCCATCActggctgagtcagcatttattgtccatctgtaATTGCCTGGAGGCCAGTTCAGAGTTAGCCACATTGCTATGACCCTGACGGTAtgtgttggccagaccaggtaaggatgacagctttcctttccgaaaggacattagtgaacagtACATACATGGCCATTGTTAGGTGAactgttaattccagattttattgaattcagatttcgcCATTTGCCATGTTCAGATTCAAACCCCTGAACCTAGCACATTAGTTCAGTGTGTCTTGATTCCTAGTTCAGTAACATTACTATTACCCCACTGCCTCCCCATAAGCTTCAAAACAGGATTAATTCACTTGGCTCCTGGACCCTGCTCCACAATTCGATAAAATCAGGTCAATCTCATTAATCCACATTTCTCCTTTCCCTAAATAACACCTTACTCTCTCGTCCCAGGCCTGTTCTGCAGTCCCTTCCTTGTAATCAGGCAGGTACCTACTGTTAAACTGTGACTTCTTCCAGATTGGACAGCGTGCAGTCACTCCAATGTAGATTGTTACCTCAAACCTTGTCCATCTCACTGGAAACATCTGTGATTTAACAGTTCAATGTACAGCTTCTGAAATTCAGTTTTCTTAAAATCAAACTCATTGGGCAGCACCAGTTCTTTAGCTGTTCACGTCTTTGTGTTCAGTTTCACCCTGGACAGAACTTCATTTTATTTGGGGGATAGTTCCTGAGGCAGACAGTGTAGAATCTCTTAGTACTGGCCAATCAGAGATGCTGTCTTTTGGGTTGTACAGTATATGAACCTGATGCCCTGCCTACTTTGTCAACTTTGACAGACAGCTTAGGAGCTCTCCTCAGtgttgttttattcctcagtCAACATCACTGAAGAATAGCTAGTTTGGTCATTGCCATGTTGCTGTTTGTAGGATCCTGCTGTGCACAAATAGACTGTTGTATTTCTTAAAAGTTCTTCCCTGACTAggaagcactttgggatgtcCTGAGGATGTGAACAGTGCTACAGAAATGCAGGTATTTTAGTTAATTTTGCTAACTGTTACCCTAAACAAGACATCTCTGACAGCTGGGGTTTAGTGTTTTACCCCTCATTAACCCAAAGAATGGTTAAGACCAGCCCCAGCAAAATCTTTGAGTGAGCTCCCCAGCCTTTGGCGCTGATGGGACAGACACTTCACCTTTCATACTTTTCACAGCAGCCTGACCATCCCCCAGCTCAGACCCCACTCAAAGCAGCAAGCTCCTGCCTGGTGACTACTTTAATCAGATTAAAAGACTTTGCTCAGGAACacaatttatttcaatgaataAGTTCTTGCAGCATGAAAATAAGCCATTCCTCGGTCTTTCTAAGAACTATTCAGTTAATCTCATGCATGCTGCATCAGTACGCAGCCCTGCAAATTCCAGCCTTCAAGTATATCTAAATCTCTTTTGATAGATATTACTAATTTGCTCACATTGCCCTTTCAGGCAGCATCTTTCAGATCATCTCAACTTGctgtttttcttttattcatcttccctgtgtttgttttgtcatttatctcCAGTCTGTATCATGGAGTcataagcacagaaacagacccttcagtccaacttgtccatgctgaccaggtatcctaaactgaactagtcctattttcctacatttagcccatatccctctaaacctttcttctccttgtccaaatgtcttttaaatgttataattgtgcctcattccatacatgcaccaccctctgtgtgaaaaagtttccccttaggtccctttaaaaatCTTTCTCTGCTCATCTTAAATTTATGCCGTCTAGTTTTTGGACCCCCCCCACCTTGGGAAAAGACCACAGCTATTCATCTTATtgatgctcctcatgattttataaacccctcagcctctgacacttcaggggAAAAGAGgtcccagcctatgcagcctttccttataactcacaccctctagtcccaacaacatccttgtagattttctctgttccctttctactttaacaacatcctttctataccAGTGTGGCCAGAATCGTACACCatgttctaaaagtggcctcagcaatatcctgaacatgacatcccaactcctatattcaatgctctgaccaatgaaggcaagcgtaccaaatgccatCTTCTCCATCCTCTTTACCTgtgcctccactttcaaggaactatgaatctgcactcctaggtccctctgttaaACACACTCCCttgggccctaccattaactgtgtaagtcctgctctggtttgccttaccaaaatgcaacaccacatttctctaaattaaacttcatctgccgctcctcagctcatctaatcaagatctcattgtattcttggataactttcttcactgtccactttaccagcACTTTTGgtaacttactaaccatgcttcctatattctATGGCCGCTTCCTATATTCTATGGCCACTTGCTTCAGTACTCTGAGATGCAGCGCATCACGCCCAGGGGACTTATCGgtttttaatcccatcaatttctccaGTACAGTTTGCTGGCTAATAGGGATTTCTTTCAGTTCCTTCTTCATGCTTGACCCCCATTTAGataattccctacagtgtggaagcaggccctttggcccaacaagtccacaccgaccatccgaagagtaacccaccccttcacatttaccactgactaatgcacctaacactatgggctatttagcattgccagttaacctaacctgcacatcttggactgtgggaggagacgggagcacctggaggaaacacacagacacagagagaatgtgcaaactccacacagacagttgcccgaggcaggaattgaacctgggtccctcacactgtgaggcaacagtgctaaacactgaggcaccgtgccacccaaagtgGTTTCCTGAAGGTTATTTGTGTCCTCCttagtgaagacagatccaaagtatttGTTCAACTGTTCTGCCATCTTTTTGCCATCCATTATGAATTCACTGGATTCTAACTGCAAGaggtctacttttctcttcaccagcctttttctcttcacatatctGTAGAAGCTTTTGCAGTCTATTTTTATGTCTTCTGCAAATATgttggaggcaggttcagttgaggcaATCAAGAGGATATCAGATGggtatttggatagaaataatgtgcCGCGATATGGGAAAAAGGCACTAAATTTAATGCTCGTTTGAAGAACCGATGCAAACTTAATGGTCGAATGACTTTGTGCACCATTCTGTTTGTGATTCCAGTAAAGTTTCCTGTGCATCAGACCCTGATATCCTTCCAAAAAATAGTGACATCTTTCCTTTTTGTTCATGTAAATACTATAAGTCAACAATAAATAAATCAGAAGGCCTAATGCTCATCCTTTTTTAAGTTAAGATAATTTTGGGAGATCTATATTCTCTTGTTCAAAGCAGTTTTCTCCGTCCCAGTGATGTGCCTGTAGTTAAGGTGCAGTTACAGTGATGTGCCTGTAGTTACAGTTGCCCAAGTATTTTCAAGCAGGTGATTCCCTTGCTGCTTGTTCTAACGAAATTACCGAGTTTGGGTGATGCATTGTTGAGGAATTTGCTGTATTGCTGGGTCTTCTGCAGTATCGCATGTTGTTACTGGCTATGCTGCAGTATAAGGATATAAGGGTGGACAcactattctctctctcgctctctctctctctcgctctcaagaAATTATTGGATCATTAAAGCtgcatttttttcatttttctatAGACTGTTATATTTTCATTTTTGTCTAAACTGCTGGAtcctttttttcatttttttcataCTGTCAACATTTAACAAAATCCCTCTGATGATGAGGTCCTATACAGTAAGTAACTCATTCTGTTCTCTGCTAGCAGACAGCAAATTTGAtcattcatctctctctctctgtctctgtctctgttgagTGTAACTGGTTGGAGTGGAGTTATTACAACAAACAAGGGGAAAAGTTTTCCAGCACTGTACTGGAACTAATTTTAAAAGCAGTAGCTATTCAGTCACAATCTCTTGCTGTGTTGTGCTGTACTGGAATGAGCATCTGTTTGACTGTTTCCTGCTCTTTATTCTGTGTGTCTGTTACTCTCTGACCAGGATCTTTACTGCCATAATGCCAATGGTAGCTGCTGGATTGATTCCAGATGATCCCACATTACAGCCAATCAGAAGACTTATTTCCCTTGTACGATCATTTATTTTATTATCTTCCCATTTTTTAGCTTGCATGAAACTGACCTCTACTCATCTCATTCTGATTGGTTAATCAGCTGCTTGATAGTTCAGCCAATCAGAGTACCAAATGCATGTGAATGTTGGCGTAATCAGTCATTTTGTCTCCTGTGTGTTAATCTTTGACCTGCACTTTTGTGTTAACCTCTGACCTGTAACTCTATACTGTCCTTCAACCTTTACCTTTGTGTACACTAACCTTTGACCCACACTTTTTTCTCTGTGTGATCCTTTGACTTGTGCCTTTCTCTGTTTTATTGCTTGCTTTTCAATATGTCTGATTTAAAGAATCGGTAAACTTGTTTTTAAAAATAGCAGTGGGTGCTATTGTAGTACGAAGCCAGAGCAGTAAGTCTTGTTTCCATGACAACTTGTCAATTTCTCAGTCTGTTCTGGAGCGGAATCCCATTGGGTTTGACAGGAATGTGAGATAGAGTTAGTTTCCCTCATGCATACCCCTGCTCACTCTCCATCACAGCATTTGTAAAGCTCAACCTGTTCTTCAATGAGCAGGTCCCTTTATCCagtaaaagcagaaagtgctggaaatactcagcaagtctAGGAGCATTTGTGGAGAGGGAAAAACGATTAATGTTACAGTTTGAGGATCTTTCAATACAACTGTTGAAAGATTATTCAGCCATAATAAtattctaaacggtgagaaaattcgtaaagccaaagtacaaagggatctgggagtgctagtcgaggattctctaaaggtcaacatgcaggttgagtctgtgattaagaaagcgaatgcaatgttgtcacttatctcaagagggttggaatataaaagcaccattgtgcaactgagac
The window above is part of the Chiloscyllium punctatum isolate Juve2018m chromosome 17, sChiPun1.3, whole genome shotgun sequence genome. Proteins encoded here:
- the rilpl1 gene encoding RILP-like protein 1 isoform X4 — protein: MEGAVSALDKTATELSVMDVYDIAAVVGQEFERIIDVFGCEAIAKLMPKVVRVLEMLEVLVSRNHMNPEIDELRLELDRLRVERMDRIEKERKHQQELVLVEDVWRGEAQDLLTQIAKLQEENKQLTMNLSHKDISLTEEEILKQEAGMSEREWQVMKKLKEVVDKQRDELRAKDRELTLKNEDVEALQLQQNRLMKINHELRHKVTVIDAQGKGLIEQKVELETTLQTKEQEMGNMRMEIGKLREKFHGQPTQNGDDQLKTEPDSEEDFQSDKALLDLNDPNRPRFTLQELRDVLHERNELKAKVFLLQEEMAYYKSEELEEDNGPSNPPPTPQLQPKPATQPESGIRRLIFTAIMPMVAAGLIPDDPTLQPIRRLISLV
- the rilpl1 gene encoding RILP-like protein 1 isoform X2, producing the protein MEGAVSALDKTATELSVMDVYDIAAVVGQEFERIIDVFGCEAIAKLMPKVVRVLEMLEVLVSRNHMNPEIDELRLELDRLRVERMDRIEKERKHQQELVLVEDVWRGEAQDLLTQIAKLQEENKQLTMNLSHKDISLTEEEILKQEAGMSEREWQVMKKLKEVVDKQRDELRAKDRELTLKNEDVEALQLQQNRLMKINHELRHKVTVIDAQGKGLIEQKVELETTLQTKEQEMGNMRMEIGKLREKFHGQPTQNGDDQLKVQQLAFFPNIEECEREYFMTEPDSEEDFQSDKALLDLNDPNRPRFTLQELRDVLHERNELKAKVFLLQEEMAYYKSEELEEDNGPSNPPPTPQLQPKPATQPESGIRRLIFTAIMPMVAAGLIPDDPTLQPIRRLISLV